The following proteins come from a genomic window of Paenibacillus sp. CAA11:
- a CDS encoding response regulator transcription factor, with the protein MFKHTILIADDEPEIVELLRFFLERENYRVLEALNGLEAWEIVRSQQVDLAVVDIMMPHIDGFQLIRTIRGISRIPIIVLSAKNQDTDKITGLGLGADDFISKPFSPTEVVARIQAQLRRSYEFNEAMGSEAGTPKETIVGYLRLDHEACLLYKHGIPITLSALEYKLLKLFMDAPGRVFTKHQLFEAAWGDPYLDDDNTVMVQISRLRDKIEDQPRTPQLILTIKGLGYKFARQEDLV; encoded by the coding sequence ATGTTCAAACACACCATACTGATCGCGGATGACGAGCCAGAAATTGTCGAGCTGCTGCGCTTCTTCCTCGAACGGGAGAACTACCGGGTTCTTGAAGCACTGAACGGGCTGGAAGCCTGGGAAATCGTGCGGAGCCAGCAGGTGGATCTGGCCGTCGTTGACATTATGATGCCGCATATCGACGGCTTCCAGCTGATTCGGACCATACGCGGAATCAGCCGGATCCCGATCATTGTCTTATCCGCCAAGAACCAGGACACCGATAAAATAACCGGGTTGGGACTAGGGGCGGATGACTTTATCTCCAAGCCCTTCAGCCCTACTGAAGTCGTAGCGCGTATTCAAGCCCAATTGCGCAGGTCCTATGAATTTAATGAGGCTATGGGAAGTGAGGCTGGGACGCCGAAGGAGACCATTGTCGGTTATTTAAGACTGGACCATGAAGCATGCCTGCTATACAAGCATGGAATTCCCATCACGCTTAGCGCACTGGAGTACAAGCTGCTCAAGCTGTTTATGGATGCACCGGGCCGAGTCTTCACTAAGCATCAGCTGTTTGAAGCAGCTTGGGGTGATCCGTATCTGGATGATGACAACACCGTAATGGTACAGATCAGCCGCCTGCGGGATAAGATTGAAGACCAGCCCCGCACTCCCCAGCTCATCCTCACCATTAAAGGGCTCGGTTACAAATTTGCCCGCCAGGAAGATCTGGTATGA